Genomic segment of Candidatus Spechtbacterales bacterium:
TGGGTAAAGGTCTCGCCTTTTACTTCATCCCAGCCACGTGTTGCTTGCTCTACTTTTTCTCCGTTTTCCAGAAGTTCGGTCTGGCGTTTTATTTCGTAAGCTGTTGCATCTTCAACCGCGCGTAGAGAATTTAAATTCTTTAACTCTACTTTAGTGCCAAGCTCTTTTTGGCCTTCAGGCGATAGAGATATATTTACCTCTACTCTCATTTGTCCCTTTTCCATATCAGCGTCTGAGGCATTAAGATATCTTAAAATTAGGCGCAACTCCTGCGCAAATTTACGCGCCTCTTCTGCGCTATTTAAAACCGGCTTTGTTACAAGCTCCATCAATGGTAAGCCTGCGCGATTAAAATCTACATAGGTTTCTTTTCCGTCTTCTGAGTGCGCGAGGCGCCCTGTGTCTTCTTCTAAATGCACCCTTTCTATTTCTATACGCTTAAACTCTTCCCCACCTGCCTGCCGCGCTTCTGCTTGCGCACTGCGCGCAGACAAGTCACTGGGCGCAGGTAGGCCTGCCTGCCGCCCGCCTGCGTACTCCGCGCGGGCAGGCGCTTCTGCTTGCGCACTGCGCGCAGACAAGTCACTGGGCGCAGGTAGGTGCTCGCCGGGCGTCTCTATGTCTAAATAACCTCCTTTACAAAAAGGGATGTCATATTGTGATATCTGATATCCCTTTGGCAGGTCAGGATAAAAATAATTTTTTCTATCAAATTTAGACCTCTCTGATATCTCAGAGTTTAGGGCAAAACCTACGCGAACAACATGCTCTATTGCCTGTTTGTTGGGTACAGGCAATGTTCCGGGATGCCCCATGCACACAGGACACACATTAATATTAGGGTGTGTCTCAAAAGGGTCGTTAAGATCGTCACAGAACATTTTTGTCCTGGTTTTTAACTGAGCGTGAATCTCCAATCCAATTGTGGGTTTATACTTTGCCATGACTATATCGTAATATAAAAAACCCCTTATATAAAGCCCCCTAATTAGTAAATGAAATTCACTTAGCCGAGCGGACATTTTTCATAGCCTAGGCCTGACGAATGAAATGCACAAAAGTGCATGAATGAGGAAAACAAAGGATATGGAAAATATGCGCCCGACCCTTGGGAAGCAACATAAAAAAACCGTATGCGTTGTTGCTTCACAGCTAACGATGCTCTGGCATCGCGTCGCTGCTTGCGCCTAACATACGGTTTTTATGTTGCTTCTAAGAAGTATTTCAGTTACTAATTAGGGGGCTAAGGGGGTTAACTTATTACTTAAGGAGGTTAAGTTCGGAGAGTTTCTCAAGAAATTCATTTGTCTCACGCTTATTATTAAGACGCTCAAAAACGATCTGAGCAACTGTTTCCCTATCCATAGGCCAACTGTTTGTAGCAATTATTTCTTTCTCGGGACCCGTAAGTTTGGTCGCGTTTAACTGATAATCCTTAAACGCACCAAAGGAAACAGGAACGGCATCTTCCACAATTCTTGCCATAGCGTTTGCAAATACTCTTATTTCATACTGAGCATGCGAATCCATGCGCAGGCGCAAAAAATGCATTAAATTGTGCAAATCTATTTTCCAATACCATTGCGTATAATTAGCAACAGAAAGGCCTACGCGTGCAAGCTCGCGCGCAAGGTCAAAATCTTCGCTAATAAATTCCTCGTAGTGCGCGTAGCTTCTTTCATAATCCTCTTTTAAAAGCTCCGACACGCGCGCCTTCTGTTCAGGGGTCAATTCTTCCCCTCTGCCCTGCTTGTTGCCTGTTGACTGCTTTGCAAAGAAATTGGCATCAGGCATATAGAATTCATTCGACATAATTGAATATCTTCCCGAATATTCATTCACGCTAGCGGTACGATGGCGTATCCACTGGCGAGCGACAAAAATTGGCATCTTGCAATGGAACTTGAATTCAACCATTTCTGAAGGCGTCGTATGATCATGCCGACGCAAATATCTAATAAGCCCTTTGTTATTGCTGATCTTCTCTGTACCTTTTCCATAAGATACTCGTGCTGCCTCGGTTACGGCATCGTCATTGCCCATATAGTCAACCAGGTATACAAATCCATGATCCAAGCACTTAATAGGCCGGTAAAGCCATTTCTCGGCGCCCTCGCTACCAGGGCGCAAAGTTAAAGCACCTTCTTCGGTGCCTTCTATTCTTTGGGGTACTTCCTTCATTATCCCTCCTTATATTTTAAGAACTTTAAACAGATTTTAGCATACAATCGCAGCCTATACAAATAAAAAACCTATTCTATATTTAAGGTTTTATGAAGTATGCTTTTTATGTTTTCAAAAACCTTTGCCTCCTCCTGGGTGCCGTCCACAGGCATTACATAATCAAACCTATTTGTAAATTCTTCGTAGTGCTTTATAACTTCGCGCAGCTGTTTTTCTTTTTCAAAAAGTTCAAAGCCGTTCCTGCTTGCAGCCATGCGCTCCATAGCCTCAACAGCGCCAACGCGCAAATACAAAACCAAGTCCGGTTTAAGGAAATGCTTGTTTATCTCATATAGCCAATCAGCATCGGGAATATCAAGAGAGCCATAAGCTACTGTTGAATAAAAATACCTGTCTGAAATTACATTTATACCCTTCTCCAGCATAGGTATTACCTCCTTTTCCAAGTGGTGGGCGCGGTCGGCGGTAAATAAAAGCTGAAGGCACATTGGAGAAGAAGACCAGTCACCTGTAAGCCAACTGCGTATTAAGCCACCAATAAGATAATTTGTCGGCTCTTTTGTAAGATGGCTTTTGAGTTGATGGGATTGCAAAAACTGATGCATTTTTGCGGCCTGCGTTGTAGAACCTGAACCATCTATTCCTTCTACTACTATAAATTTTCCTTTTTTGTTTTCCATTGTAGTTTTATAATTTAAAATTGTTCTTAAATAGCGGAGCCCTGCCTGCATGCCAATCGGCATGTAAACCGGCAGGCAGGCAAACTTTCTTTTAAGCAGCTCTCGCGGTTCATGGCTACACTATTTTAATCCACTACTCCCAAACCCCTCTTCTCCCCTTTCTGTTTCATCAAACTCTTCGGTTTCCTTAATTTGAGCCCGGCTAATTGGCTTAACAACAAGCTGAGCTATTTTTTCACCTTTTTTTATATTATAACTCTCTTTTCCAAGGTTGGTTAGAGCAATTTTAAGCTCTCCCCTGTAATTTGAATCTATAACGCCTGCCATTGTTTTTATGTGATGCTTAGTTGCAATACCGCTTTTATCCCAAACAAAACCGCCATACCCGCTCGGTATAGCTATTTTTATGCCTGTAGAGATTAAAATTTTCTCTCCAGGAAGTAGTATCGCGTCTTCAAAAGAAAAAAGATCCATCCCGGCATCACCCTCATGCGCAT
This window contains:
- the dut gene encoding dUTP diphosphatase, whose amino-acid sequence is MKIFVQKLDPSAKLPSYAHEGDAGMDLFSFEDAILLPGEKILISTGIKIAIPSGYGGFVWDKSGIATKHHIKTMAGVIDSNYRGELKIALTNLGKESYNIKKGEKIAQLVVKPISRAQIKETEEFDETERGEEGFGSSGLK
- the tmk gene encoding dTMP kinase, producing MENKKGKFIVVEGIDGSGSTTQAAKMHQFLQSHQLKSHLTKEPTNYLIGGLIRSWLTGDWSSSPMCLQLLFTADRAHHLEKEVIPMLEKGINVISDRYFYSTVAYGSLDIPDADWLYEINKHFLKPDLVLYLRVGAVEAMERMAASRNGFELFEKEKQLREVIKHYEEFTNRFDYVMPVDGTQEEAKVFENIKSILHKTLNIE
- the thyX gene encoding FAD-dependent thymidylate synthase — translated: MKEVPQRIEGTEEGALTLRPGSEGAEKWLYRPIKCLDHGFVYLVDYMGNDDAVTEAARVSYGKGTEKISNNKGLIRYLRRHDHTTPSEMVEFKFHCKMPIFVARQWIRHRTASVNEYSGRYSIMSNEFYMPDANFFAKQSTGNKQGRGEELTPEQKARVSELLKEDYERSYAHYEEFISEDFDLARELARVGLSVANYTQWYWKIDLHNLMHFLRLRMDSHAQYEIRVFANAMARIVEDAVPVSFGAFKDYQLNATKLTGPEKEIIATNSWPMDRETVAQIVFERLNNKRETNEFLEKLSELNLLK
- the gatB gene encoding Asp-tRNA(Asn)/Glu-tRNA(Gln) amidotransferase subunit GatB, whose translation is MAKYKPTIGLEIHAQLKTRTKMFCDDLNDPFETHPNINVCPVCMGHPGTLPVPNKQAIEHVVRVGFALNSEISERSKFDRKNYFYPDLPKGYQISQYDIPFCKGGYLDIETPGEHLPAPSDLSARSAQAEAPARAEYAGGRQAGLPAPSDLSARSAQAEARQAGGEEFKRIEIERVHLEEDTGRLAHSEDGKETYVDFNRAGLPLMELVTKPVLNSAEEARKFAQELRLILRYLNASDADMEKGQMRVEVNISLSPEGQKELGTKVELKNLNSLRAVEDATAYEIKRQTELLENGEKVEQATRGWDEVKGETFTQRSKEEAHDYRYFPEPDIPPVVLTPEHGFDLEAIRASLPELPQAKKSRFIEQYNLNTETADIFITEYELANYYEGAVSEALRWGKDKNVKDEEKIVQLTTNYIVKNLRTLTSNSELPIGELKITAENFGELIGMIASNEISSSAAREVLEEMFTTGRDPSDIVEEKGLKQVSDESAVEKIIDEVISEQEKAVNDYKAGEDSALKFLVGQVMAKSKGSANPQVATELFKKKLG